From Acropora muricata isolate sample 2 unplaced genomic scaffold, ASM3666990v1 scaffold_735, whole genome shotgun sequence:
TTAAAGCGAGAGTGTCTCTTAACAGAACCAAGTTTGAATGGATTGATCTACCGGGAATTGAACACGTCTGGTCCGGGTCAACAATAGACCCTAGAACCTTTGATAACCGAAGTGAAAAGGCTTTCGAACAGATCTTGTAGTCGACATTTAATAAGGAGATCGGTCTCCAATTCTTTAGCAACCGCTTATCATTCTTTTTGTGTACTAATCTAGTCACACTCGCTTTCATCGACTGGGGCAGCTCCCCTCGATCTAAAGCCTGATTAAAAACAGAGACCAAAGGCTCTCCTAATTTTTTCCCAGAAATGACAGTAGAATTCCACCGTGAGGCCATCGGCCCCCGGTGACTTGTTTCTATTGGAGCGCCGGAGCGCCTCCGATGCCTCAGCGAGGGTTAACGGACCCTCACATGAGGCTTGCTCGGATTCGCTCAAGCGCGCCTTGACATAAGAAAACAGCTCCTGCTGAGCTTCCAAATCAAGATCTTCACAGGAAAAAAGATCCGAATAAAAGTCTTCGTGAGCTGTCATCATTTCTGAGAGAGAAAAGACCTCAGTATCCGAAGAATTAAAAACTgatgaaacaaaagatttggCATACCGTTCATTCTCTAATCGTAAGAAAAATTTTGAGGGGGTTTCTCCCTCTGCCAACCACTTGACCCGGCTCCTAATTTTGGAGGCTTCTAGTTGTTGATCAAAAAGTTGTTTGAGAAAAGTCTCTAATTCCCGAATTTCAGGTTTGACCTCAGCCCGCCCTGCAGCCAGGCGGCGTTTCAGAAAACTTAATTGATTAATTGCGAAAATCTTTTCCCGCGAGAGATGTCTCCATCGCTCGCGAGAATAATTAATAGTAAAACTTTTAATATTACACTTCAAACGATCCCACATAATTAAATCCGACGGAAAAGACGATCGAAAGCGTAAAAAGTGATCAATTAATTCCGAAATTGCGCAGCAAAACTTGTCATCTTGCAATAAAGAgttattaaatttccaaactcctGCACCGCGAGGGGCAGCCGTATGTAGATTAAGTTCAATGTAAACAAAATCATGATCGGAGTAAACGCACGGGCGGATTTCGCAAGAAATTACCTGTGCGCATAAATATCGCGAGATTAAAAAGGAATCCAGACGACTTGCTAATGATAGATCGGAATTAAACCAAGTAAGCTGGCGATCTCGTGGGTGCTTGAGACGCCAGGCGTCTCGTAGAAAATTGgttgatttcaaatcagttaAACGAGCGTCGATCGAGGCGTGACCTCCCATTTTATCCAGAGACCCGtcataacaattaaaatcaccgGCTAAGATTAATTgcgaatttggaaaaaaataaggtACAAGAGATTGAAAAAAGATCCCCCTTTCCGTCGGATTCGTTGGAGCGTAGACGTTTACTAAGTTAATCTTACAATTATCGTACTTAAGTAGCAAACTGACAAGTCGCCCCCCCGCATCTTTCTGCCAAATCAACATATTTTCTCGTTGCCAAGACGAGCACAAAATTGCTACTCCACCTCTTCGGCCAATGGCCGGGGACCAATAACTGGGGCCATTCCATTTTCGAGCTAAGGTTGTCAAAGAAGCTTCATCAGAGACCATAGTCTCTTGAATGCAAATGAAATCAAGACGCTCCCTCGAAAAGGATTCCGCGATCCAATCAAGTTTATCACAGTTAAGTCCCCGGACATTTAATGTGGCAGTTCTGAAGGCAAAAATTAGGGGGGATTCTCGTCAGTCCTCGACTTTTTGTGAATGGTAGAAACCTTAACGGCTGACCTCTTCCGTTGGTGAGGCGTAGGATCCACATCGGATGAAGTGAACTCGTCAATAGAGTCACTTACCTCCTCCTCAGATGAACTGCCCGTCAGGTCCTCAGATGGAAAGGGTTCTGGTTCTTGTAGTTCTTGTGAGTCTTGTGAGTCTTCAGTTTCAGCAACTGTCGATTCATCATCAATCTCTTCCTCTCCAGTGTCCATCGCTGGCTCTGGTTCTTCAGTTCTAGGCGGAGTTCTTTGGGCCAAAGTGCGTCGTCCCCAATTTGCTTGGCAATCAATTGCCAGATGGTCCTCCGATTTACACAAAGAGCATTTAATAAGTTCATCACAATCATGAGCGAGGTGGCCACACTTGTCGCAATTAAAGCAGTACTGGGAGGGGCATGCCCTCCCGATATGATCGGGAGAGGCGCACTTCCAGCACACCTTAGGTTGCCCGGGGTAAAAAACCCGCACCAAAAACGGACCAAATTTAATAAAGGATGGGATGTCGCGACGGAGAGACATACGTATCACCCGTCGGCCATCATGAATTTTCTCTGGCAACAATGATTGATTAAATGCGCGTCGGCATGAGAGAACTGTTCAGTACTGTTCTAAACGATCTGTTATGAGCTTGCCGTTAAGTTCCCATGGTGCGTCGCGAACTGTAACGAAGGTAAACGAAGTTCTCGCTGGGCGACCAAAAAAAGATGGCCGTCGAGGGGAAGGAATTGCTGCTTTACTTAAAAATAGATCACAGTCTGCTTTTCGTGCAAACGTAATTTCTACCACTCCAGAGCGGAATCGCTGAATGCACTTTACAAACTTACGCTCAACTCCAGTGGAAACGACTTCTTCCATGATCAATTCCAGAATCAATTGAAGGATCAGGGAGAGAGAATCGGGCTGTACAAGGCCGATGCGGTACTCCATTGAGCCGAAATAAACGAAGCTGGTTGTCATGCGACAATTCTCCTAATCTTTCAGTCGGCAAAACGCCATCAAAGTCGAAGATCTCTGAACGAAGGTGCGATGGGTAAACCGCAGCCGCACTGGAATCCATGTGGGACATCTGATTGCTCTCAACTCTCTCTGCCCAAGAGGGGGCGTCACTTGAACGTTGTTCAACAGTTGGAACAGTAATCACAATGGTATCAGGTCTTCCTTCAGGAACCGTAATCCAAGCCTCCTCAGCTTCAGAATGCATCGCTTCTGGTCAGGAATctgcaaaaagcaaaagaagccGGGAaccgtactgtttcggccttctgggcctcctcagtgcagtgctgatgctgacatgaaggtgaagctataaaagccacctcgagcttcccacaaatgtggtaactcagtcctgccagagtgctcgaactagagtactctagtgagtgtgcgcaattgctaagtagtatatatatatatctatatatgatgaggcccagaaagccgaaacagtactgtctgcagttagttatatatatatatatatatatatatatatatatatatatatatatatatatatatatatatataactaactgcagacagtactatATATATAATCCACCAAATATTTTCATATAATCCaccaaatattttcgctcgcgtgcgattggtctaaacgcgtcacgtgggcgaatattcctcagctaaaactggggaatatccgaggatattccccaatttttaaaaccgattgGATAATAATCCCTTTGTAGGCCTCAAACTATTCCAGGAATTGCTATTgtacattactattttattgataattcacaaacaatgtacacaagaaaagaaacaatcaatcagTATAATCCCTAGAGATAGggcttcaagggaaaaaaaagtttgtctccaaaggagctcacaatttttcccaaaaaaattacaatcatgaaaattagcataatgtatgCAGATTTTTCTTACATAGTACATGAAAGATGGCCAACAGTGTTTGGTATGAAAAAATGGTAGAGGACGAAATGTTTCCACATTTTTTGACTTGCATTTTCAAATCtggttgaaataaaacaaacacaaaattaattccaatttttttattgagaaacctttggagaaagaaaataatgaacaatcttcctggaatttttttttttttgtggggggtgtgtcttactaggggtggatggaaaagtgaagaaaaggtgatatgagccctccttcacctttgaaagtgcttttttctcctaGATAACAACTTCTCACAGTTCAACTATGCTGCGCACCATATGGACGCAAAGTATATGATACCTGGACTTGTTTCTGgactttttttggggggggaggtGTGTCGATGGGGGTGTACATGTTCTATTTAGGTCCACAAAgtctgggaagaaggaaaaatatccctattcAAACCCTTTACAACACACAGTCTCTATCATGAGTACTTTGCAATGTCGAATACTCACATGACGCAGCAGGTGATACCACTTGACCTCGACCAGGAAGTATCACAAAATATCAGGAAATATCAGCTAGGGCAGCTACACggaatagaaacaaaaaaaaaatttgctttgaCCCTTGAAAAACATATGTATGATACAacgaaatagaacaattttgatataaacAATTTATAATCACAGATTACTCACCTGGAGAACAATGCACCATTCATCATTCTCTCCTTCTTCATTGTCTTCAAGCCGCAGTGAAAAATTcgaatctacatcgctaacATAAATAGAAAACACGGATCTATTCAACAGATTGGCTGCAACAATTGAAAAACGGCGACAAAGCGAAATCGggacagaaaataagtaaataacgaTGACAGATCActcgagtaacgcaatttccggtaactcgatccttcggcgtcctttcaaacaaaacatgatctctttgctctaagaggtcaaaaacgatattttttttggcgcaaacacgaatctttttactttagatatcaaCTAAGAAGCATCTTACCATAAAacaagctcgaaatcaagagtcGCAAGGGGGGAAAAATCATATTTCGCTGCAACTgaggaacagattttcgctgtgTGAGGACCGCGTGGTCGCATCGCATGAACTTCAAATCCGTTCTTATCTCGAAATATCGGACTCAATTTTCGAACAGCCGGTCTCAATCACCTTTCTATCCAATATCCATGCTATTTGTAGtcttttccatcaatttaaggggaaaatcggagtcatttgaatcattttcttaCACTCACGATCTCTTGGCGATTACGCAATCACGCTTAAAATCTgaaaattgatttaaaaaatttcGCATAACTTATGAATTAAAGCTAGTATTCTTAAACTGGGTCAGTGACTGGGTAATTTCCTAAATTATGACGTGACTAAGTTTGACGTCAATCGGATGTAACGCAAATATTTTACGAATTTTCGGGTTACCGGTCGTGAGCCACCGGTAAATCCGGTGCGTGGCctacaatagcctcaatttggctgcgaaaataatctcggatatttgtccttggacattgtctgttcctcgaagctcacagttttcctcgagctttcctctcggaaaactgttcgcttctcggaacagatatcGGAGCAAAATATCCGAGATATCCGAGCAAATATCCGCATCATTCAGAAATAAAGCAtctagaaactcaacggaactcagtaaatacgtctggtcattgagggacaataacatcaatcacgtaTTTAGAAGGCAAATTGtagcacgcgccaaaccgtataacagtgcaagcaaacattgcaacttgtgcttactcgagaagtttattataatccgtgaaccgcaccgctgcacactgagcaaaagaaatgaacttgtttcaagTTGTAGACAGGTTgtagtaattgagcaacccctggggagcgagcctttatgtaaatttcagGGAagattgttgtatatacacttagtattacactcctgatgagtgaggcaactcacgaaacagcgttgtcgagatgcaacatctagtcctgttttaactttccaaccatatcattcatttatttctgctctatctaacgatatcgagcactctatgcaaacaagtcgatttcctgtctatatatatatatatatatatatatatatatgtaatcaATATATCAATGTTTGCAATTGATGTAATGCTTCGCACTCATTAGTATTTAAATGCTCTCTGATGAGTAACTTAGCAcaaaactcggagtaacagtgaTTCATGTGTTGCTTTCtctagcctcacctttctatatagATAAAGACAGTTGCAGTTGTGTTTCTCCGCTTTCATCTAGCAGGTTTCCAATTGCGCTCAAGTTTTGGTCAAGTTGAGACAGCCTATTTTTGGTTGGGCATaatccaaattctgttgtagCACGACAACTTAAGGTAGGTGACTGGTAATATTTTTTTactaaaatctaaaaactaaggAACAATGTTGGTTTCGTTAAGCCTTCTGCAAGTTGGTGaacctttttcctgtttcatccttAAGTCCAtagaactgttttttttttttaatttggaaatGTACAGTCGACCTCCAGacttttgtttaaaatttctcTTAAAGCTGGCGCACGTTTTCCTGTTTAATCCTAAAGTTTGAAggccttttttttccaaatcgaAAATGAGGTCGATCTCTCCACTTTAGCTTGAACGTCCTCTTAAAGTTCATGAAGTTTTCTTGTTTACTAAAGtcgataaattttcttttctttctttttctaaaattgaaaatacggTCGACCTCTTGACATTTGCGTAAGGTAGGCCTTCAGTTGTTGCTATACCAGGTGGCCTTGAAAGCTAGAACGAAGAGTAAATGAATTAAATTACCTTGGTAAACTGTTTTCTTGGCAGTATTATATTTCTCTTCTTGTCCTTTCTAATAACTACGTATACACCAAAGGCATGAGTTTCTCATTCGTTTATGTAAGCAAATTTTATCTGACATTTTTTCAATGGTAATTTATTACTCAACGATCCAATATTGCTCTTACAAATTGTCACGCAAGCCCAACCGGTAAAATTCCCAGACTGAAAGTAAAACCAATCCAGATAAATGACTCAAACCAAGGTCTTTTCTTGCAGTTAAGTTGTCTAGTTGGGTCAAACCTTTCGTTGGTTTCCACcttaaattttgttaaattaCGAAAAGTAACAATGGGACTGTCTTGTATTATTGGAGCAAATCAtggaaacttaaaaaaatatatataaagcaTTTCCTGTTTCATTTTGGAGTCCACCAAAAtgtttttcccttgaaatttcgTGTCACATTAACTCGAACGTCGTCTTCTAATATAGATAGCTTTGATGCAAATATTTGGAGTTTCTTTCACACACTCAATTTCTTAGCGACATTTACAgtatgaaggagatgttgttagTATTTGAAACGGCCACAGATGAACTTCTGAGTTACCAATCACACGTGTCTACAATAGTTTTGTAaagttatatttgtttttcatttaccaGGCAGGTTCCAATCTATAGAGTGTCCTGTTATTCTTCTGACATATACAAGTAAGAATGTTTCTCTGCTTAAACTTGGAACACTGTTTAAGGAATTCTAAAGTGGAAATAAATGCGATTGTCATTTTACACAATGCACATACCTTGCAGATACAGTTAACTTCTAGAGACATCAATAAATCGTGCTCGCTTGCAATTGTCTCTGTGGGTCAATTAATCCAGACACAACTTATGATCTAGGTTATCGGCTATTGAGTACTAAGGCTTGTTTTTgcaagttgtcaaacaaggaGCCCTAGCCTTTAAATTTCTTGCATTAACAAGAAAAGATTAATAGGAAGTCTTTGCAGTTGTCACGTCTTCGTCCCCCTGAAGGTTAACAATTTTAAGATCACTTGCTTACGACGTATGCTTTTTCATCGCGTAAATGAGCTAATTTAAGGaaacaaacattgaaaaatcACTGACAGTCTTTTTTCAAGGCTTTAGACGCAAGGCCctagttttatttcaaatttctttgcaCCTAGGGTTATCAACTGCTACCCACGGGGTAGTGGAATTAACATTTTACAACTTATTTAGTACTATTATTGTGCAGATGTGGAACAGTTTACCAACGCCTACTAAACCTGCACACCTTCGTCCAGCAATTTAGATCACTAAGCAGAAATGTTAAGTACAGTGCAAGCTAATGTATTAAACTAAGAAATGTAAGTCATGTATTGTTTCGTTTTCGCTCATTTCGgcgaatttttattttaaattgtcatGCTTTAGTACTATAGTAAATAGTAATTGATTCTACTATATTTTATATAGCATcttattttcaaattattgATGAAGCCTACTGGCTCGGGAGACTGAGCGACTACTCAACAGGTTatcgaaaaaaaataaaaatgcattaattacATTACGAGTCACCCtgaggaagaccgacaagttggtcgaaatataggtggtcttaaAAATGAGTCTTATCTTcgtttgtgtttgatatattgttttatgaagaaaaCATCATCAGTTGTGATGGGTCTCTGTAAGGTGTGAATGTGGCTTAACATGCGCGATTTACACCTACGAGGCAATTCCATGCTTATACTTTAAGGAAAACAACGCTTGTGAAAAATTGCGCCTGAAAACAACTGGACAGgtaaatatagatatatattaatatttagtaaaatacaacttgtggtctattatcaatgctgcgttctgagtGGTTGAGCTACTTGTAGGCTACTAGTAAGGCCGCCAGCTATAtttgttttggcagcaaaaaaggagtctagctttaactagcgaaaaaTGCTTTGTCTCGATACTCTTTTGACCAACTATGTTACCTATAgagttattcctctcgccctcatggcctctgagtccaTAGCGCATTCAGCcctcggcctcatgggctattgactcagagcccattcgggttcgagaaataattgttaaagatCCTGCGTAGTtcaaaatttttgtaaatagcTTTACATATAAAGCTGCATGCATTTATATAACgtcttaaaaattaatatttaaacaagcaaattcattgacttgttatttatttgatttaaactaTCTTAATGTCTAAGTCATCACTACCTCCTTTTCgcagcaacaacaaacaacttCTTCTTTCGTGATGGTTAATGCAATAGAGCGCCAGTACgtagagaaagaaaattgaccaagatGCTGTGCTTGGTAACAGTTGTTTCTTTGCTGCCGACGCTGCCATTCattatttgaaaaatttgtttcacAGTTGCATATTTACGTCTTTCAAAAATGATTTCGCCTACGACAGTGTTATAATTTGCAGCTACAACAAACAACTTCCTCTTTCGTGATGGTCAGTGCAATAGAGCGCTGGTACGTTTTATTTGATCCACCATAACGGCTAATTCgccattttccttcattttgcagatggctaatcactctcagcaacaaaacataACTTCATCTTTCCCGTTTCTCTCTTCATCTAAGTGCATTGCCTGGCTAACAGTGCTTGGCATAGAGACTGTCGCTATAGTGGCGTTGAATGTCgttacaatcattgtttacctgaaagagcgccGCCTTAGgaagcgcagcatgtacctggtgatcaaccaggCAGTGGTTGACATGTTTGTTGGGGCCAGCGTGATCTCTCAGTGTTGGGTTTTAGGAAGCACTTGTCAATTTTGGACGATTCATTATTCTCGCGTCCTGTCTTCCTCTGTTATCTTTGTTTTGTGGATCTTTCCAACAGCGTCATTAATTAACCTTGCAGCTATTTCTTTGGAGAGGACGCACGCGACGTTTCGTCCATTCAAGCATCGTctcgtcaaaaagaaaatctttggagcAGTTATAGCGGTCGTTTGGATAACAGCTGGGCTCTGTGCAAGTACTAGGGTCTTCTATGTCCCGACTTTAACTTTTCAAGGACTCATTAACTTCGTTGTCTCatgttattcattttatttgttttgccttctaATTATCGTTGTTTCGTACTTGTCTATAGCTGTAAAGATTGTCTGTGGAACTCAATGTCATCACAATGGTGCaaccagtagagaaagaaaattgaccaagatGCTGTTCTTAGTGACAATTGTTTCTTTGCTGCTGACGCTACCATTcattatttcaaaaatttgttttatagTTGCATATTTACGTCTTTCAAAAATGATCTCGCCTACGACAGTGTTGCAAGTTAAGTTGCATTATTCTCTCGTCTTTCTGTTTTATACAAGCTCTTTTGTCAATCCAATTTTCTAtgcatttagaattccagagttcagaAGAGgtctgttttctgttttgcacTGCAGATCCCAGCCACAATCTGCTCAGGGTCGCGGTTTCCCGCTAAACGAGATCTAATATTTATTGCGCTGGATCAGCCCTGTATAAACTAAAAGGGTTTTTATCTGATATAAGGCAAATCTCGAGCAAAGAAACTGAAACCGAACATACTGaaaatttaaaggaaattcaAATACACTTTGTGAGTAAATGATGGTCTGAAATGGCATTCAAAGGCTACACAAAAAATGTTTGCAATTAAATCCAGTGAAATGAATGTGATCTTCGCGGTCGACCAGATTGCCTGGTTGGATTAGATGAGATCAACGCTCGATGTGAGAGTTCGAACCAATTATGTAAACGATGAAACAATTATGTAAACTCGGTGAGATCCAACTCACTATTCACAGAATAGTGCTAGTCTGTCCGCCGTCTGTCATGTCATCTGGTCGGACTCCTTGGGTGTTAGTTTGAAGGGCTTCTAAGGGAATGTAAATCATACCGAAGTGCCTCTTTTCTAAGAGGGTCTCCATGGGGGATCCCTTTGACGGTTGGTAATTAAAAATAAGTCGACTTGatggttgacggttaaattttaggtcatttgacggttaatttttcggaatgacgtttatcacacgaatttaaagcacaaatttgaTTGTAGGTTTCAATAAAACGATACGTTTTTTCtcatatttgaatactggatttaatcctgtaatttgtgcactaaaagtgaggttattggtcttcttcttcaactatggcaactactgTATGTGTATTACTAGCGTgattacatcacctcccttaccgctggacgtaTTAAGCGCCTGCTTTATCAATTGCGTACTTGTATCCCGGGGGGATACACTTTCATGACACCTTAACGGGGACGTGCGGCCcgatagggtatggttttttgttttgaacgggGTATCTATTTCATCCTAatctgtcctaaacagggtatcgGTACATGACCTAACGGATTAAACAGGATAAACTTAGATGTATGTTTATTGGGATTTTATGGCAGCTGTTTGCAGTTATGATTgtgcacgtgggagcaggtaggctttgtgtttttctttcccgtaaaagtaatttggttgattatttagggtagtccgtggagcagtccgtagggtagtccgcggagcggggttagtgggtagtccgcggatcgggggtcagtcttttctactttccccatcggaagtgttaaccgacggaagtcagttctgtcgctagccggttttactcgagactaacaagcacaaatatgtatttctgtgatatattgaAACGATCAATTATTGAAGGATGACttgaccccatttaagtcagtctcgatcgtttaaggatctCTAAGAAATTTGACGgttaattttggctcgctcatttgacggttgacagtaaaaatattccgtttttgacggttgacggttaatttttgggccatttgacggttgacggttaaccccattgagaccctcttctAAGGATGTGGGGTAAAGATAAATTAGATTTTCTCTCCTGATCTTGCATTTTCCTCACAAGAAGATGGGCTACAGTTACTCAGCACAAATTGCCCTCGTCCTTTAACAAAGCTTAGGCTAAGAACGTGGCTTTCATACCCTGTAGGAACATCGAAAGATACCAGCAAAAGCTAGAATTTTTCGGCCCTACCCGCAAAATAAACACAGGATACTCAAGTCTCTTGCTTAATGTCTTGAGGTCTGGTAAAGGATGCCGCGACAGTTTTGAACATTGGGGCTTGCTATTTCTGTTAACAGACCCATAAGCACTGTAGTGCCCTTCCATGTTTTTTACCATGTCTCCTCTGTTAACACATCTATGAAAAATGTATTGCCTTACCATGCTTTTCACGACAGAATCAGGTCAGATGAGCAATTAGCTCCGCAAAGAAAAACGAAGAAACAGTCAACATTTTAAAAAGCAACACGATTCTTGGTTGAGGCATTTTTCGTTTGACCCAAAAGCCTCGCTTTTGCGCGAACTGAAAGTAACACCACTGAAACGTGGGCTCAGATGCACCAATAGCTACTGAGTACAACTTTGAGTAACACTACTTAAGTAACACGACTTTTAAGTCGTACAACTTAAAAGTTGTAGCAAGAAGGGCATGATTTTTTCTCTTACTCGCCACTTCCTGTAGCTGTCATGAAATGGGCATAAGCTTCATATTTACCAAACGACCAGGCGAAGGACATAGCAGGGAGATAGTAGCTTAGCTTCATGTTCCTACAAGACTAAATTTGTGTCAACCCTTGCTACTGGCAGTGAAGTTGACAAAATTATTTCCAATAGAGTTCTGCTACCGATGAATTTTAGGCTACGTTACTCTCTCAATCATTcccttttttcttgttttgcctctcagttgaaaaaaaaagatggatTCAGATGTTCTGTTTGCTTAGGAATTAGTTGGCATGCTAGCAGTTGAATCGTCAAGCCGAAGACAGCTGGTCGGAGCTGTGTGTGTATTAGCTGTGGTTGAGAACAGCAAAGCAGCTCATGAAAATGTCACGAAAGAGCTGTGACCATCCTAGCAAACGATTGTTAGCTCAGTACTTCAGAGGATCCGAggctcccgggggggggggggaactcatatatgaaacagacggggatgttTGTCGTCTCGCTTAagtgtgtaaattttggattttggtctcgcttagggtaaCCGGGCAAAGCACCGATATTTTAAGCTgctaaggtctcgtttagggtttaacgaagaaacacagaatt
This genomic window contains:
- the LOC136907075 gene encoding trace amine-associated receptor 9-like: MANHSQQQNITSSFPFLSSSKCIAWLTVLGIETVAIVALNVVTIIVYLKERRLRKRSMYLVINQAVVDMFVGASVISQCWVLGSTCQFWTIHYSRVLSSSVIFVLWIFPTASLINLAAISLERTHATFRPFKHRLVKKKIFGAVIAVVWITAGLCASTRVFYVPTLTFQGLINFVVSCYSFYLFCLLIIVVSYLSIAVKIVCGTQCHHNGATSRERKLTKMLFLVTIVSLLLTLPFIISKICFIVAYLRLSKMISPTTVLQVKLHYSLVFLFYTSSFVNPIFYAFRIPEFRRGLFSVLHCRSQPQSAQGRGFPLNEI